The Primulina huaijiensis isolate GDHJ02 unplaced genomic scaffold, ASM1229523v2 scaffold40231, whole genome shotgun sequence genome contains a region encoding:
- the LOC140969069 gene encoding protein DETOXIFICATION 44, chloroplastic-like, producing the protein MMFLAVLFRRVLVLSLRSAFKLNVLGMKILSIALPATLALAADPIASLVDTAYVGHLGALLTGRTIAVLMTTTLATSIAAHEGSGHQICFKVWLALSLLSDGLALVGQAPLASDYSQGNYGLARQLVYKVLQVGLIMGLDLAVILFIGFGALSSLFSPDSEVFGIARSGTLPMNAIAFVLDGLYYGVSDFGFAAYSLALVGLISSVFILMTVPLFGLTGVWSGLFLFMTFRVFAGVFRLSSRTGPWRLLWPDNEKDNT; encoded by the exons ATGATGTTTCTGGCGGTTCTGTTTCGAAGAGTGTTGGTGCTTAGTTTAAG GAGTGCATTCAAATTAAATGTGCTTGGGATGAAGATATTGTCGATTGCACTGCCAGCAACATTGGCTCTTGCTGCTGACCCTATTGCTTCTCTGGTAGATACCGCATATGTTGGCCATTTGg GTGCTCTCCTGACAGGAAGAACTATAGCAGTTCTTATGACTACAACATTAGCTACATCCATAGCTGCGCATGAAGGTTCTGGGCATCAGATTTGTTTTAAAGTTTGGTTGGCCTTATCTCTGTTGAGTGATGGTTTAGCACTTGTAGGGCAG GCTCCACTTGCTAGTGACTATTCTCAAGGGAACTATGGTCTGGCACGGCAACTGGTTTACAAAGTGCTGCAG GTTGGTTTAATCATGGGCCTAGATTTGGCTGTGATTTTGTTCATTGGATTCGGTGCTCTTTCTAGCTTATTTAGTCCAGACTCAGAAGTTTTTGGAATAGCCAGATCGGGAACCTTG CCTATGAATGCCATTGCTTTTGTTCTTGATGGGCTTTATTATGGGGTTTCAGACTTTGGATTTGCTGCATATTCCTTG GCTCTGGTCGGACTGATCTCTTCAGTTTTCATATTGATGACTGTTCCTCTGTTTGGTCTTACTGGTGTCTGGAGTGGGCTGTTTCTATTTATGACTTTTCGTGTATTCGCTGGTGTTTTCAG GCTAAGCTCTAGAACCGGACCATGGAGATTGCTCTGGCCAGATAATGAAAAAGACAACACTTGA
- the LOC140969098 gene encoding probable leucine-rich repeat receptor-like protein kinase IMK3, which yields MGVRIQVPFQCRNGSDGFSGCLINGNTGRSRADSDTEIEKWRKPHLLLYIFLVLFSGLGLVSGEKWDGVIVTQADYQALQAIKHELVDSKGVLKSWNDTSNGACSGEWTGIKCVNGQVIAIQLPWKVLGGRISEKIGQLQALRRLSLHDNFLVGPVPTSLGFLPNLRGIYLFNNRLSGSIPPSIGNCLVLQTLDLSNNQLIGTIPPSLANSTRLYRLNLSFNGLSGSIPSTLSQNPSLTFLALQNNHLSGSIPDSWNRKNNNHSYNLQSLNLSYNLINGNIPEEFSNLLKLNSMDLSNNAITGTFPLRLTNLSSLVTINLENNNLDSQIPESVENLRNLSVLNLSNNKLKGQIPGTIGNISTLTFLDLSRNNLSMEIPTSLVNLPNLDSFNVSYNNLSGTVPSVLASRFSSSSFMGNIQLCGYSNSTPCPSPQPENLPSPEKHRRKLSSKDIILISAGALLIVLLILCCILMCCLIRKKAASRNSKPGGVLAKATPAAGNIAESGGETGGKLVHFDGPFVFTADDLLCATAEIMGKSSYGTAYKATLEDNNVVAVKRLREKITKPQSEFESEVSELGKIRHPNILALRAYYLGPKGEKLLVYDYMPNKSLASFLHARGPETNIQWPKRMAIAIGITQGLYYLHTEQDIVHGNLTSSNVLLDEQNNPEIADVGLSRLMTSAANTNIVATAGTMGYRAPELSEIKNATTKTDIFSLGVILLELLTGKSPSEATDGLDLPQWVASTVKDEWTHEVFDVELMRDAPNISDELLSTLKLALHCVDPSPTARPEAHQVLQKLEEIKPEMDTNVILPSF from the exons ATGGGTGTTCGAATTCAGGTGCCATTTCAATGTCGGAATGGTTCAGATGGGTTTTCAGGCTGTCTTATTAATGGAAATACTGGTCGGAGCAGGGCTGATTCGGATACCGAGATAGAAAAATGGAGGAAACCCCACCTCCTGCTCTACATTTTTCTTGTGCTATTTTCTGGTCTGGGGCTCGTTTCGGGTGAGAAATGGGACGGGGTGATTGTGACGCAAGCAGATTATCAAGCTCTCCAGGCCATAAAGCACGAACTGGTCGATTCGAAAGGGGTTTTAAAGAGCTGGAATGACACCAGTAACGGTGCTTGTTCTGGTGAATGGACTGGCATCAAGTGTGTTAATGGACAAGTTATAGCTATCCAGCTTCCATGGAAGGTATTAGGCGGCCGAATCTCAGAAAAAATTGGGCAACTTCAGGCTCTCCGACGTCTCAGCCTCCACGACAACTTTCTTGTTGGTCCGGTGCCAACGTCCCTCGGTTTCCTTCCCAATCTAAGAGGGATTTATCTTTTCAATAACCGGCTTTCGGGTTCGATCCCTCCATCAATTGGTAACTGTTTGGTTTTACAAACTCTTGATCTTAGTAATAATCAGCTCATTGGTACGATTCCTCCGAGTCTTGCAAATTCCACAAGGTTGTATAGGCTTAATCTGAGCTTTAATGGCCTTTCTGGTTCTATTCCATCAACACTTTCTCAGAACCCTTCTTTAACTTTCCTTGCCCTTCAAAATAACCATCTTTCTGGTTCTATCCCTGATTCTTGGaacagaaaaaataataaccattCTTATAACCTCCAGTCTTTGAATTTAAGTTACAACCTAATCAATGGGAACATACCCGAAGAGTTTAGTAATCTCTTGAAGCTAAATTCCATGGATTTATCAAACAACGCAATCACAGGAACCTTTCCTTTGAGGCTCACCAATCTCTCTTCTCTTGTAACCATAAATCTGGAAAACAACAATTTAGATAGCCAGATCCCAGAATCAGTCGAAAATTTAAGGAATCTTTCTGTTCTAAACTTGAGTAACAACAAGCTCAAAGGGCAAATCCCAGGGACCATTGGTAACATCAGCACTCTTACCTTTCTTGATCTTTCTCGCAATAATCTCTCAATGGAAATCCCAACTTCCTTGGTGAATTTACCCAATCTTGATTCGTTCAATGTTTCGTACAATAATCTTTCGGGAACCGTCCCATCTGTTCTTGCAAGTAGATTTAGTTCGAGCTCGTTTATGGGCAATATTCAGCTGTGTGGATACAGTAACTCGACTCCGTGTCCTTCTCCCCAACCCGAAAATCTGCCTTCACCAGAAAAACATCGCCGAAAATTGAGCTCAAAGGACATAATTCTCATATCTGCTGGAGCTCTTCTAATTGTCCTACTAATTCTGTGCTGTATTTTGATGTGCTGCTTGATCAGAAAGAAAGCAGCTTCAAGAAATAGTAAACCAGGTGGTGTTCTGGCAAAGGCAACTCCAGCAGCAGGGAATATAGCCGAATCTGGAGGCGAAACAGGAGGAAAATTAGTACATTTTGATGGGCCTTTTGTATTTACAGCTGATGATTTGTTGTGCGCTACTGCAGAGATAATGGGAAAGAGCAGTTATGGAACAGCATACAAGGCAACATTGGAGGACAATAATGTAGTTGCTGTAAAAAGGCTCAGAGAGAAGATCACTAAGCCACAGAGTGAATTTGAAAGCGAGGTTTCAGAGCTTGGAAAGATTCGACACCCAAATATCTTGGCCCTTAGAGCTTATTATCTTGGACCTAAAGGGGAAAAGCTTCTTGTCTATGATTATATGCCTAATAAAAGCCTTGCTTCCTTTCTCCATG CTAGAGGGCCAGAAACCAACATTCAATGGCCAAAAAGAATGGCAATAGCCATTGGCATAACCCAAGGACTTTACTATCTCCACACCGAACAAGATATAGTACACGGAAATCTTACCTCAAGCAATGTTCTTCTTGATGAGCAAAACAATCCTGAAATAGCAGATGTAGGCCTCTCTCGACTAATGACTAGTGCTGCCAACACGAATATTGTAGCCACAGCGGGCACAATGGGATATCGTGCACCAGAGCTTTCCGAGATCAAGAATGCCACCACAAAGACCGACATTTTTAGCCTCGGGGTAATATTGTTGGAGCTCTTAACAGGGAAATCCCCAAGCGAGGCCACAGATGGGCTCGATCTGCCTCAGTGGGTGGCATCAACAGTTAAAGATGAATGGACTCATGAAGTTTTCGATGTGGAGCTTATGAGGGATGCACCGAATATAAGCGATGAATTATTGAGTACTTTGAAATTAGCGCTCCATTGTGTCGACCCCTCGCCCACAGCCCGGCCTGAGGCTCATCAAGTTCTACAGAAACTGGAGGAGATAAAGCCTGAAATGGACACCAATGTTATTCTACCATCTTTCTGA